The Halomonas sp. 'Soap Lake #6' genomic sequence ATGACATGAGCAACGGAGCCGATCACCTCGTTAAGCCCGAGGTGCTGCTCGTCACCGGCATACAGCGCCGCAATTTGCCGCTGGGTAATACCGACGATGAGCTGACGCTACTGCGCAAGCCTATGCTGAACAGCTTGATCAACTGGGTACCAGAAGACTGCGACAGCGCCATCAAGTGGCAGCGCGGCCAAATCCTAGCCCTCAAAAGTCACGCCCTTTTCTGGGTCGACGTATTTACCACTGAATACCGGTGGTAGGAGAACGAACCGTGAGCATGAAGACGAACCGCCGGGCGCTCATCGTCGCCCTGGAAACTGAATACAACGATGGCACTACCACGCCAGAAGCGGCTAGCGATGCTGTTCTAGCGCGTGAAATCAGTACTACGCCATTGGCGGGTAACAACATCGACCGTACCTATGTACGCCCCTACTACGGTAACTCCCCCCAAGCACCAGGCGAAAAGCACGTGCAAGTGCAGGTAGAGGTGGAATTGAACACCAGCGGTACGGTAGGCACGCCGCCACCGTGGGGCAAAATGCTGCGCGCCTGCGGCTGGAGCGAAGTGATCGTTGAAGGCGAAAGCGTCACGTATAGCCCAGTGTCTGAAAACGAAGACAGCTGCGTGTTCTTCGCCCACATGGACGGCAACCTGCACAAAGGGCGCGGTGCTCACGGTACCCCAGAGTTCACCCTCAACGGCAACAGCATCCCGGTCATTCGCTTCACGCTATCCGGCCTCATTAGTCCTGTGACAGCAGAGGAACTGCCCAACGTTACGTTGACCCAGTGGAAGAAAGCCCTGGTGGTCAATAGCACCAATACCGAGAACATGAGCTTGATGGGTGCGGGCGTCCCATTCAGCCAGTTCAGCCTGAACATGAGCGGCAACGTTGAACACATGTCTGAGATCGTTGGCGGCGCGGATATCGAGATCACTGGTCGTGCGCCATCCGGCACGTTGCAAATTGAAGACCCTGGTGTCGGCGTTAAGGACTATTTCGAGGTTCACCAAAACGCTGAAACCGGAGTGCTAACGGTC encodes the following:
- a CDS encoding phage tail tube protein, which produces MKTNRRALIVALETEYNDGTTTPEAASDAVLAREISTTPLAGNNIDRTYVRPYYGNSPQAPGEKHVQVQVEVELNTSGTVGTPPPWGKMLRACGWSEVIVEGESVTYSPVSENEDSCVFFAHMDGNLHKGRGAHGTPEFTLNGNSIPVIRFTLSGLISPVTAEELPNVTLTQWKKALVVNSTNTENMSLMGAGVPFSQFSLNMSGNVEHMSEIVGGADIEITGRAPSGTLQIEDPGVGVKDYFEVHQNAETGVLTVTHGKTAGSIIEFNMPSIGIDAPTYADVKGKQMLGINYMPQPVDGNDEVTIVVK
- a CDS encoding phage tail terminator protein — its product is MLSLAPWLARLNALDGPRVQLAADVDAAQNAKQNPSRMLVLGRDNVTHHDMSNGADHLVKPEVLLVTGIQRRNLPLGNTDDELTLLRKPMLNSLINWVPEDCDSAIKWQRGQILALKSHALFWVDVFTTEYRW